From uncultured Desulfobacter sp.:
TATACTGGCGCTTCAGAAAGATGCCCGTAAATCGTATAAAAGTATTGCCAAAGAACTGGGCGTGGCCGAAGGCACGGTGAGCAACCGGGTTAACCGGCTTATCCAGCAGGGCATTCTTAAACTTGAAGCCCGGGTCAACCCCTTTGCCATGTCCAATAAAGTAGCCGCAATTGTCGGCATAAACACCACGCGCAACCACCATACCAAAGCAGCAAAGGAGATCATGGCCCTGTCCAATGTCAACGCAGTATGGGCCACCACGGGGAAATACGATATGTTTGTTGAAGTGCTGGCCGATTCAATCAAGGAGCTCAATGTTTTTATATTTGAAGAGGGGTTAAGCAACATTGAAGGCATAGAAGCCACTGAAACCCATATCATTCTTCACTCGGAGTCTAAATTTTTCAAAATCGCCCCGTCCCAGGCGTCACTTTGAACCCCAATATTGAAACTCGATCATCAGGACATATTGTCCCAGAATGACCGACTTTGGTCTTCCATGCTTGCGCCGGCGGAACGGTTACCTTTGTCTTCCTGATGTGGATTACCGGAAAAACGCTGACCATGCTGCTGCGATCCCACAAGCCGGGCCACACGATCTTCAATGGGCGGATGGGTGGAAAATAGATTCATCATCTGCTTTCCGGTCAACGGATTAACAATAAACATATGGGCGGTTGCGGGGTTAGCATCAATTTGAGCCCGGCTGCGGCTGAAGCCCCCAAGCTTTGACAAAGCTGATGCAAGGCCATTAGGGTTTCCGGTAATGCTTGCCGCAGTGGCATCTGCCAGGTATTCCCTGGATCTGGACACGGCCATCTGGACGATCATGGCGGCAATGGGTGCCACCATGGAGATCACAAGCACACCAATGATTCCAAGGCCCCCGTCATCATCATCCGAGCCGCCGAAAAAGGCTGAAAACCTGGCAATGGTTGCAATCCACATGATGGCTCCGGCCAGGGTGGCCACAATGGTAGAGATAAGAATATCCCGGTTTTTTACATGACCCAGTTCATGGGCCAGAACCCCTTCAAGCTCTTGTTGGTTCATCATGTTCATCAAGCCCTGGGTCACGGCGACCACAGCATGTTCCGGGTCTCGGCCCGTGGCAAAGGCATTGGGCGCTGCGTCGGGAATAAGATAAACCTTGGGCATGGGCAAACCGGCATTTCGGGCAAGTCGGGCCACGGTGTCAAACAGGTCCGGAGCCTGGGACCGCTCCAGGGGCTGGGCCCGGTACATCTTTAAAACAACTTTATCCGAATACCAATAACTTGAAATATTAATGACACCGGCAAAAATCAAGGCAATGAACATGCCGGTCTGCCCTGCCAAAAGATATCCGAGTACCAGGAACAACCCGGTCATCATGATCAGCAGCATGCCGGTCTTAAATTGATTTCCCATATTTTTCCTCCACACTGATAATTTATATATTCACTAAAATTTTTCATTTTCAAAACACAAACAGAATATAAATCCCACCCTAAAAAAATCAACCGCTTATACATGATGTATTTTTCAGATTTGTTAATTTTTAAGGGGTATTAGGGCCATGGTTGTTCCAACAACCCCAAAGAGGGGATATAAAAATGGCATAGACTTATTCAGCCCATAGCTGTTATTTTCAAGTATCGGCTCAGAGACGGGATTGAAAGCATGCTGCAAATCATGAAAAAACAAGGCAAAATTTCTAAACATGACCGACCAGAAATTTTTTTATGCTTGAACCAATGTTTCTCTAAATTTTAAAAAATAAGGATTATTAGAATGAATGTTATTATTGATCTTTGTGTTGTTCCCATGGGCGTAGGCTTGTCTGTATCCAAATATGTAGCCGCATGCCATGAAATTATTACCAAGGCAGGACTTAAATCAAATCTGCACGCATACGGCACCAACATTGAAGGAGACTGGGACACGGTGTTTAAAGCAGTTAAAGACTGCCACGAAAAAATCCATGATATGGGCGCACCCAGAATAACAACAACCATAAAACTTGGCACCAGGACCGACCGGAAGCAGGTCATGGAAGACAAGATCAAAAGCGTTAAAGAAAA
This genomic window contains:
- a CDS encoding Lrp/AsnC family transcriptional regulator, giving the protein MTLLDGSLDELEIQIILALQKDARKSYKSIAKELGVAEGTVSNRVNRLIQQGILKLEARVNPFAMSNKVAAIVGINTTRNHHTKAAKEIMALSNVNAVWATTGKYDMFVEVLADSIKELNVFIFEEGLSNIEGIEATETHIILHSESKFFKIAPSQASL
- the htpX gene encoding zinc metalloprotease HtpX, translating into MGNQFKTGMLLIMMTGLFLVLGYLLAGQTGMFIALIFAGVINISSYWYSDKVVLKMYRAQPLERSQAPDLFDTVARLARNAGLPMPKVYLIPDAAPNAFATGRDPEHAVVAVTQGLMNMMNQQELEGVLAHELGHVKNRDILISTIVATLAGAIMWIATIARFSAFFGGSDDDDGGLGIIGVLVISMVAPIAAMIVQMAVSRSREYLADATAASITGNPNGLASALSKLGGFSRSRAQIDANPATAHMFIVNPLTGKQMMNLFSTHPPIEDRVARLVGSQQHGQRFSGNPHQEDKGNRSAGASMEDQSRSFWDNMS
- a CDS encoding MTH1187 family thiamine-binding protein; this translates as MNVIIDLCVVPMGVGLSVSKYVAACHEIITKAGLKSNLHAYGTNIEGDWDTVFKAVKDCHEKIHDMGAPRITTTIKLGTRTDRKQVMEDKIKSVKEKL